In the genome of Thiorhodovibrio winogradskyi, the window ATCGTCTCGCGGGCTCGCAAAATCCAGCGCTTTCTGTCACAGCCATTCTTCGTTGCCGAGGTCTTCACCGGCGCCCAGGGCAAGTATGTGTCGCTCAAGGACACCATTACCGGCTTCCAGGCCATCGTCAATGGCGACCACGACACCCTGCCCGAGCAGGCCTTCTACATGGTCGGCTCCATTGATGAAGCTGTTGCAAAAGGCGAGAAAATGTAAAGCCGAAAGGCGAGAACATGCGAGGATCTAGGGCTAGAAGATAATAGCTCGCCAGCGGGCCTCGGCTTAAGCGCCAGCTTGAACGGCAAGCTTAAACCAGGCCCGCAACACTCGTGCGGCTACGCAACAGGGAGACCAGACACCAATGGCAATGACCGTACATGTCGACATCGTCAGCGCCGAGGGCGCCATTCACTCCGGCATGGCCGCCATGGTCTATGCGCCGGGCGAAATGGGCGAACTTGGCATCGCACCACGCCACACCCCACTGATCACTCGGCTCAAACCGGGCGACGTGCGGGTCGAAGACGACAAAGGTGGCATGGAGCACTTTTATGTTTCTGGCGGCATGCTGGAGGTTCAGCCGGATGTGGTCACGGTACTTGCCGACACCGCCATCCGCGCCCAGAACATCGATGAGGCCCAGGCACTCGAAGCCAAGCGGCGCGCCGAGGATGCCCTCGCTGGCAAGACCGCTGAGTTCGAATACGCCAAGGCTCAGGCCGAATTGGCCGAGGCCATCGCCCAGTTGCGCGCCATCGAGAAATTGCGCAAGATGCGAGCCAGCTGAGCGAAAGAAGGTATATCTCGGGCATCTGACCACCAAACCCTCGCCCATGGCGGGGGTTTTTGGTTTTCTACGCCACACATTACGCGATGAATTCAGACGGGGAGCAGCTGTCAAGATGAAACTCGGAGTCGTCATCCTGGCCGCTGGCAAGGGTACGCGCATGCGCTCAGCCCTGCCAAAGGTTCTGCATCCACTGGCCGGCCGCCCCATTCTGCACCATGTGCTGGATGCCGCCGAAGCCCTCGGTGCCGCGCGCATATGCTGCGTTTATGGTCATGGCGGCGACCTTGTTCCCAAGACCCTGGCGGACTCCAACTGCACCTGGGTTGAACAGAGCGAACGACTCGGCACCGGTCATGCCGTCCTGCAAGCCATGCCCAGCATGGCGGGCATGGATCGCATCCTGGTGCTCTACGGTGATGTGCCCCTGATCGAGCCCGAGACCCTAAATCGCCTGGTGGCCGACAGCAATGGCACGGCGCTCGGGCTGATCAGCATGCATCTTGATGACCCCAGTGGCTACGGCCGCATTGTGCGCGACAAACGCGGCCATGTGCTACGCATCGTTGAGCACAAGGATGCCAGTGAAGCCGAACTCGGCATTCAGGAAATCAACACCGGCATTATCGTGGCCGATGCCCGTCGCCTTGGCGAATGGCTGACGCAAATTGGCAACAACAACGTCCAGGGCGAATACTATCTGACCGACGTTATTGGGCTTGCCACGGCACAGGGTATTGAAGTGGTCACCACCCACCCCGAAGCGCCGCAGGAAGTCGCGGGCGTCAACGACCGGCTGCAACTTGCCGAACTCGAACGCTACCACCAGCGCCGCCTGGCGGAAACCCTGATGCTGCAGGGCACCACGGTACTCGACCCAGCGCGGCTCGATATCCGCGGCACCCTGATCTGCGAGCGCGATGTGACCCTGGACGTGAACCTGATTGTCGAGGGCCGGGTCCGCTTGGGCGCCAATGTGCGCATTGGGCCAAATTGCCTGCTCAAGGACTGCGAAATTGGCGCTGGCACCGAGGTCTTTGCCAACAGCCTGATCGAAGGCGCCCACATCGGCGCCGGCGCGCGCATCGGCCCCTTCGCACGTCTGCGCCCAGAGGCCGACATCGCCGATCACTGCCACATCGGCAATTTTGTTGAGGTGAAGAAATCCCGCATCGCCGAGGGCACCAAGGTCAACCACTTAAGCTACATTGGCGATGCCGAACTGGGCAGCCGGGTGAACATTGGCGCCGGTACCATCACCTGCAATTATGATGGCGCCAACAAGCATGTGACCAAAATTGGCGACGGCGCCTTCATCGGTTCCAACACCGCCCTGGTCGCCCCGGTCGAAGTGGGCGCGGACGCCACCATCGGCGCCGGTTCAGTGATCGCGCGCGAGGCCCCCGCCGGCACCCTGAGTCTGACCCGCGCGCCCCAAAAGACCATTGAGGGCTGGCGGCGACCACGCAAGAAAGACTAGCCGGAGGCCTTCCAGAGACCCATTTCGGGTAGCCGGTTACGGATACCAATTACGGGCGCCCAGTTTCTGGTCATCGGTATAAGACAAGAGATCATCGCGGCAGAACCCTGACCCCCACGACTCCTCGGGTTTTTCCCGCTCCAACATCAGGTGACATCCATGTGCGGCATTGTCGGCGCCATTGCCCAGCGACCCGTCGCTGATATTCTGCTCGAAGGCCTGCGACGGCTCGAGTACCGCGGCTATGACTCAGCCGGACTCGCGGTGCTCTCCGAGCAGGGTGAACTCAAGCGCCTGCGCTGTCTCGGCAAGGTCGCGGCGCTGGCCAATTCGCTAGCAGGAAGCTCCCTGCCCGGCACCCTGGGGATTGCCCACACCCGCTGGGCCACCCATGGCGAACCATCGGAGCGCAACGCCCATCCGCACATTTGCCGCGAGCGCTGCGCCCTGGTGCACAACGGCATCATCGAGAACCACGAAAGCCTGCGCGCGCAACAACAGGCCGCCGGGCATCGTTTCACCTCGCAGACAGATACCGAGGTGGTGGTTCATGCCATTCACGATGCGCTTGAGCGCGGCCTTGACCTGACCGATGCCGTGCGCGCGTGCGTCAAGCAGCTCCATGGCGCCTACGCCCTGGGTGTGATCGATCGCCAAGATCCCGAACATCTTGTCGCCGCCCGCCTTGGCAGCCCACTGGTCATCGGCATCGGCTTTCAGGAGCATTTCATCGCCTCCGATGTGCCGGCCCTGCTACCGGTAACCAATCGCTTTATTTTTCTCGAAGACGGCGACCTCGCCGAACTGACCCGCTCCTCGGTGCGCATCTGGAATGCCAGCGGACAGGAGGTTGAGCGCCCGGTACGAACCTCGAGCATGTCGGTCGACGCCACCGAGCGCGGGCCTTACCGGCACTTCATGCAAAAGGAGATTTTCGAGCAGCCCCGCGCCATTGCCGAAACCCTTGAAGGACGCCTTGGCGCCGACCACGTCCTGGCCGCTGCCTTTGGCACCCAGGCCGAGGCACTCTTCGCCCAGACTCGCTCGGTCACCATTATTGCCTGCGGTACCAGCTTTCATGCCGGATTGGTGGCCAAGCACTGGATTGAATCCCTCGCCGGCATTCACTGCCAGGTGGAAGTGGCCAGCGAATATCGCTACCGTCAGCATGTGGTGCCTGAGCAATCCCTCTTTGTCAGCATTTCCCAGTCTGGCGAGACCGCCGATACCCTGGCCGCGCTGCAAATGGCCAAGCAAAGCGGCTATCTCGCCACGCTCGCCATCTGCAATGTCGCCGAAAGCTCCCTGGTGCGCGAATCCGAGCTGCAACTCCTCACCCGCGCCGGCCCCGAGATCGGGGTGGCCTCGACCAAAGCCTTCACCACCCAGCTCGCGGCTTTGCTGCTGCTGGCGCTCGCGCTTGGACATCAGCGCCGTCTGAGCCCGGAACGTGAAGCCCATGCGGTCGAAATACTGCGCACCCTGCCGGCTCAAATCGAACGCGCACTAAGTATCGACGAGGCCGTCGCCGATCTGGCCCAGCACTTTGTTGAAAAGCATCACACCCTCTTTCTTGGACGCGGCGAGCAACATGCCATCGCGATGGAAGGGGCGCTCAAGCTCAAGGAGATTTCTTACATTCACGCCGAGGCCTATCCTGCCGGCGAACTCAAGCACGGTCCACTGGCGCTGATCGATGAAGACATGCCGGTGGTTGCCGTGGCCCCCAACAATGCCCTGCTTGAGAAGCTGAAATCCAATCTTGAGGAAGTGCGCGCGCGTGGTGGTCAGCTCTATGTGTTTGCTGACGACAGTGTCGCATGGCAGCAGGCCGAGGGTGTGCATGTGCTGCGCCTGCCGGAAAGCGATGATCTGATCGATCCGCTGGTGTTCAGCATCCCCATGCAGCTGCTGGCCTACCATGTCGCGGCGCTCAAGGGGACGGATGTTGACCAGCCACGCAATCTCGCCAAATCCGTGACCGTCGAGTAACCAAGAGCACCGGGAGTCATGCAAAGCCTTTCAGGCGATCTTGACTCGACAGCGGCGACAAGGATTCCCCACCATTTCGCGCTAAATCCCGAAAACCTGGATACACCTTGCTCGTGCGTCACCAGAGCACCGAGTCGCTGGAACCGTCTTGAAGCCACTGCCGCAGCAGTGTAGCCTTATTCCCTAGCACTCAGGGATCATCGCGCGCGGAATCAAAAAGCACCTTTGAGACCAGTCGCCATTCAAGCTAGCACGGTTCTCCCCAGCGCTCGGTTTCACTATGGACAGCAAGAACATCAATCGCATCAGCGACCCCGAGGTCATCGCCAAAATCATCACCAAGCACTTCAAGGCGCGGGGAAAACTTCGCCTATCAACAGCCGCTGGTGACATCAAGGCCGATACCATGATGGTCGACAACGACCATTTCGCCAGATACTTCCTGGTCGACGCCCTTCCTCGGCTGGTCGGTGCGACGCTGGAAGAGGAAGAGGAGATTGAAATCAGCGGAACCATCGCCTCTCTGTATAGCTGGTTTCGCACCCAGGAGCTAAACCCCATCGTCGAGGATGGCGAGCGCTATTACGAAATCCCTTATCCTGACACCCTCTACCAACTGCAGCGGCGCGGCGCCTTCCGGACCACCCTGCCGCCGCGGCTTAAGCCGACCATCACGGGCCAGATTGAAAACACGGATATCGAAGTGGAAAGCCATTCCTTCGATGCCATTCTCGAAAATCTTTCCGCAACCGGCGCTGGCATGATTGTGAGCGGCAAGACGGCCTCACTGCTCAGAGAGGGGGCAAAGCTGTGCAAGACCCGTATTCGGGTGACCAAGATTCTCGATGTCACCGTCGATGCCGAAGTGCGCAATAGTCGCCCCGGGCGCGGCGATGGCGAGTTGATTCTTGGCCTGGAGTTTCTTCGTCTGCCTAACAAGGATGCCCAGACTATCACCCGGGCCGTGATGGAACTCCAACGCCAGATACTGGCCGCCATTGATTAGCAGGATCACAGATTAGCAGGATCACAGATTAGCAGGATCACAGATTAGCAGGATCACAGATTAGCAGGATCACAGAACACAGCTGTCTGGCCGGTTTCCGCTCCCCGCACCACCCGCCTTTAGCCTTTGACCCCGCTCTTGCGTGCCTTGATCATCTGCTGACCAACGGCTTG includes:
- a CDS encoding F0F1 ATP synthase subunit epsilon is translated as MAMTVHVDIVSAEGAIHSGMAAMVYAPGEMGELGIAPRHTPLITRLKPGDVRVEDDKGGMEHFYVSGGMLEVQPDVVTVLADTAIRAQNIDEAQALEAKRRAEDALAGKTAEFEYAKAQAELAEAIAQLRAIEKLRKMRAS
- the glmU gene encoding bifunctional UDP-N-acetylglucosamine diphosphorylase/glucosamine-1-phosphate N-acetyltransferase GlmU, with the protein product MKLGVVILAAGKGTRMRSALPKVLHPLAGRPILHHVLDAAEALGAARICCVYGHGGDLVPKTLADSNCTWVEQSERLGTGHAVLQAMPSMAGMDRILVLYGDVPLIEPETLNRLVADSNGTALGLISMHLDDPSGYGRIVRDKRGHVLRIVEHKDASEAELGIQEINTGIIVADARRLGEWLTQIGNNNVQGEYYLTDVIGLATAQGIEVVTTHPEAPQEVAGVNDRLQLAELERYHQRRLAETLMLQGTTVLDPARLDIRGTLICERDVTLDVNLIVEGRVRLGANVRIGPNCLLKDCEIGAGTEVFANSLIEGAHIGAGARIGPFARLRPEADIADHCHIGNFVEVKKSRIAEGTKVNHLSYIGDAELGSRVNIGAGTITCNYDGANKHVTKIGDGAFIGSNTALVAPVEVGADATIGAGSVIAREAPAGTLSLTRAPQKTIEGWRRPRKKD
- the glmS gene encoding glutamine--fructose-6-phosphate transaminase (isomerizing), which gives rise to MCGIVGAIAQRPVADILLEGLRRLEYRGYDSAGLAVLSEQGELKRLRCLGKVAALANSLAGSSLPGTLGIAHTRWATHGEPSERNAHPHICRERCALVHNGIIENHESLRAQQQAAGHRFTSQTDTEVVVHAIHDALERGLDLTDAVRACVKQLHGAYALGVIDRQDPEHLVAARLGSPLVIGIGFQEHFIASDVPALLPVTNRFIFLEDGDLAELTRSSVRIWNASGQEVERPVRTSSMSVDATERGPYRHFMQKEIFEQPRAIAETLEGRLGADHVLAAAFGTQAEALFAQTRSVTIIACGTSFHAGLVAKHWIESLAGIHCQVEVASEYRYRQHVVPEQSLFVSISQSGETADTLAALQMAKQSGYLATLAICNVAESSLVRESELQLLTRAGPEIGVASTKAFTTQLAALLLLALALGHQRRLSPEREAHAVEILRTLPAQIERALSIDEAVADLAQHFVEKHHTLFLGRGEQHAIAMEGALKLKEISYIHAEAYPAGELKHGPLALIDEDMPVVAVAPNNALLEKLKSNLEEVRARGGQLYVFADDSVAWQQAEGVHVLRLPESDDLIDPLVFSIPMQLLAYHVAALKGTDVDQPRNLAKSVTVE
- a CDS encoding flagellar brake protein translates to MDSKNINRISDPEVIAKIITKHFKARGKLRLSTAAGDIKADTMMVDNDHFARYFLVDALPRLVGATLEEEEEIEISGTIASLYSWFRTQELNPIVEDGERYYEIPYPDTLYQLQRRGAFRTTLPPRLKPTITGQIENTDIEVESHSFDAILENLSATGAGMIVSGKTASLLREGAKLCKTRIRVTKILDVTVDAEVRNSRPGRGDGELILGLEFLRLPNKDAQTITRAVMELQRQILAAID